The following coding sequences are from one Merismopedia glauca CCAP 1448/3 window:
- a CDS encoding HPP family protein gives MTRISRHQQRWRKGTHLSRSHQKIVKYVASGWVRVKRGSIHQPKFSGQQLLLSYTGSFLAIATLAYLSASTSYPIVAAPFGATAVLVFAMPESPLSQPRNIIGGNCLGAVCAIASVQFFGTEPWVIALAVATAIQVMQVTKTLHPPGGAVALVGVMSQADWHFLIAPALAGSIAIVVCTYYFNNFIAKRPYPKHWL, from the coding sequence ATGACTCGCATCTCACGTCACCAGCAGCGATGGCGCAAGGGTACGCATTTATCGCGATCGCACCAAAAAATCGTCAAATATGTGGCGAGTGGCTGGGTGAGAGTCAAGCGAGGTTCGATTCACCAACCCAAATTCTCTGGGCAGCAACTGTTATTGTCTTACACGGGTAGTTTTCTCGCCATTGCTACCTTAGCCTACCTTTCTGCTAGCACTTCATACCCGATTGTTGCCGCTCCTTTTGGAGCTACCGCAGTATTAGTTTTTGCTATGCCTGAAAGTCCCCTATCTCAGCCTCGTAATATTATTGGGGGCAACTGCTTGGGAGCTGTGTGCGCGATCGCCAGCGTGCAGTTTTTCGGTACTGAACCTTGGGTAATAGCTTTAGCTGTAGCCACAGCCATTCAGGTAATGCAAGTTACGAAAACCTTGCATCCGCCAGGTGGTGCCGTCGCGTTAGTGGGAGTCATGAGTCAAGCCGATTGGCACTTTCTGATTGCGCCAGCGCTCGCTGGTTCCATTGCGATCGTGGTCTGCACCTATTATTTTAATAATTTCATTGCCAAAAGACCTTACCCCAAACACTGGCTGTAG
- the ycf46 gene encoding stress-responsive protein Ycf46, with translation MQEELNILIQAQYPLIYMVTSEEERAERTIAAIAQHKTQPKRLYVWSVTHGMVEYGQPRQTHQHNTISPEAAIEWVVRQKEPGIFVFKDLHPFIDAPATTRWLRDAIASFKGTQKTIILMSPVQQIPIELEKEVVAIDFPLPDLQELEQVLHQQIDLMRLRRPNPETKEKLLRAAFGLTKDEAEKVYRKAYVKNGQLTEAEVDIVLSEKKQLIRRNGILEYIEEDETLDGVGGLDELKKWLKQRSNAFTERARKYGLPQPKGMLILGVPGCGKSLIAKTTARLWSLPLLRLDMGRVYDGSMVGRSEANLRNALKTAESISPAILFIDELDKAFAGTAGSADSDGGTSSRIFGSFLTWMQEKTSPVFVMATANRVERLPGEFLRKGRFDEIFFVDLPTPEEREEIFKIHLQKRDRDAERFDLEQLAKIADGFSGAEIEQAIIAAMYDAFAQNREFTQLDIIAAIKSTLPLSRTMTEQVSALRDWARNRARPAAASFAEYQRMEF, from the coding sequence ATGCAAGAAGAGCTAAATATTTTAATTCAGGCTCAATATCCTCTGATCTATATGGTGACCTCTGAGGAAGAGCGGGCAGAAAGGACAATTGCAGCGATCGCGCAGCACAAAACTCAACCAAAGCGCTTGTACGTCTGGAGTGTCACCCACGGGATGGTGGAATACGGACAACCTCGCCAGACGCATCAGCATAATACCATATCTCCGGAAGCAGCCATAGAATGGGTCGTTCGGCAGAAAGAACCAGGTATATTTGTTTTTAAAGATTTGCACCCGTTTATCGATGCCCCAGCTACGACTCGGTGGTTGAGAGATGCTATAGCCAGTTTTAAGGGAACGCAAAAGACAATCATCTTGATGTCGCCAGTGCAGCAAATCCCGATTGAATTGGAAAAAGAAGTAGTAGCTATAGATTTTCCCTTACCCGATCTTCAAGAACTAGAACAAGTTCTACATCAGCAAATTGACTTGATGCGGCTGCGCCGTCCCAACCCAGAAACTAAAGAGAAGCTATTAAGAGCCGCTTTTGGATTGACCAAGGATGAAGCCGAAAAAGTATATCGCAAAGCCTATGTCAAAAATGGGCAGTTAACAGAAGCAGAAGTAGATATAGTTCTGTCCGAGAAAAAGCAACTAATTCGTCGTAATGGGATCTTAGAATACATTGAAGAAGACGAAACTCTTGACGGAGTTGGTGGTTTAGATGAGTTAAAAAAATGGCTCAAGCAGCGTTCTAACGCCTTTACCGAAAGAGCCAGAAAATACGGTTTACCTCAACCCAAAGGGATGTTAATTTTGGGAGTTCCAGGTTGTGGTAAATCCCTGATTGCCAAAACTACAGCCAGATTGTGGAGTCTACCCTTACTGAGATTAGATATGGGTAGGGTGTACGATGGCTCAATGGTAGGTAGATCGGAAGCCAACTTACGCAATGCTTTGAAGACAGCAGAATCGATTTCCCCAGCGATTTTGTTTATCGATGAGTTAGACAAAGCCTTTGCTGGAACTGCGGGTTCAGCAGATTCAGACGGTGGAACTTCCAGCCGCATTTTTGGTTCCTTCTTGACTTGGATGCAAGAGAAAACTTCTCCCGTGTTTGTCATGGCAACTGCTAACCGCGTGGAAAGATTACCAGGAGAATTCTTACGCAAAGGTAGATTTGACGAGATTTTCTTCGTTGATTTGCCCACACCAGAAGAAAGAGAAGAAATATTCAAGATTCATTTGCAAAAGCGCGATCGCGATGCCGAACGCTTCGATTTGGAACAGCTAGCCAAGATTGCCGATGGCTTCTCTGGCGCAGAAATCGAACAAGCCATCATCGCTGCTATGTATGATGCTTTTGCTCAAAATAGAGAGTTTACGCAGTTAGATATT